In Strigops habroptila isolate Jane chromosome 6, bStrHab1.2.pri, whole genome shotgun sequence, a single genomic region encodes these proteins:
- the SMC6 gene encoding structural maintenance of chromosomes protein 6 isoform X2, translating to MGKRKEESISKPGSQKRLRQEYTDDHSDESNEEENSQSSADSFSSLSTEGEVGIIESIQLKNFMCHSMLGPFQFGSNLNFVVGNNGSGKSSVLTALIVGLGGKATATNRGSSLKMFVRDGETSADISITLRNQGRDAFKPEAYGSSIIVNQHINLDGSRSYRLKSKSGTLISSKKEELIGILDHFNIQVDNPVSVLTQEMSKHFLQSKNEGDKYKFFMKATQLEQMKEDYSSIMKTKENTCIQIEQGVERLQELKQLYCEKKEHYKSIGFVNDMRNHLEDLKHKMAWAVVGEMEKEIQPIREFITAEEGNTEKFVQKLEECQVKVNEAEEKYNAIQDKLIRINEEAQALHPQCTSLKADVQARRKAVNETEVVYNRFKTELKRLEKDDEQLRKRIAELKSSANHISEPKKLERQRKITRLREQLKAFHDEEIMIGQQMDQFQQAIYKCKEEHARLMKGGCDLKQALDAKQKQLRELKDSKTNTFRRFGPHIPAFLEEVERAYKQGRFKHKPIGPLGAFIHPKDAELTLAVESCLKSLVQAFCCDNHSDEKTLQQLMSKYYPRDFRPQIIVNKFQSKVYDVRHRGVHHPEFPSVLTALEIDHAVVANCLIDVRGIETILLIKSSRKAREVMQLNRPPKNCREAFTAEGDQVFERRYYSSAYIRPKFLSKDVETEISHVEKEIESKKAHLTASQQHLYSIQNEIRQNEDHLQGHRQHQKKLQIKVRTTNAEIADLENMEEHQSVDIRTLEDEAKENKSKMESVKKDMQQHSRKMEELKNILQVAEKNFEEMKEQINQVEEIAGPIKEELNQADAEVETSKRHLQHYEDKQKEHLACIKRYKELLAVKEKELEEKMAQARQIYSERLEVSRTVKSLDAEMNRLRERINTENNRHGNREEIVQQFHDAKERYEDANSKVKNLKKFIRLLEEIMTQRFKIYRRFLRLLSLRCKLYFDHLLRIRACSGKILFDHKNETLSITVQPREKDKGTLNDVRSLSGGERSFSTVCFILSLWSITESPFRCLDEFDVYMDMVNRRIAMDMILKVAGSQRHRQFILLTPQSMSSLPTSSRIRILRMQDPERGQRTLNFKNRNDKEEDQ from the exons ATGGgtaagagaaaggaagaaagtatttcaaagcCTGGATCCCAGAAAAGGCTGAGACAAGAATACACAGATGATCACAGCGATGAATCTAATGAAGAGGAAAATTCGCAGTCATCAGCTGATAGTTTCTCTTCACTGTCG ACTGAAGGGGAAGTTGGGATAATTGAAAGTATCCAGCTGAAGAACTTCATGTGCCATTCAATGTTGGGGCCTTTTCAGTTTGGATCAAATCTCAATTTTGTTGTTGGAAACAATGGAA GTGGAAAAAGTTCTGTATTAACTGCTCTTATTGTTGGACTTGGTGGAAAAGCCACTGCAACTAACAGAGGTTcctcattaaaaatgtttgttcgAGATGGGGAGAC ttctgcaGATATTTCCATAACCTTGCGAAACCAAGGTAGAGATGCATTTAAACCAGAAGCGTATGGTAGCTCTATTATTGTGAATCAGCACATTAATCTGGATGGAAGCAGAAGTTacagactgaaaagcaaatctg GGACCTTAATTTCATCAAAGAAAGAGGAACTCATAGGAATACTGGATCACTTTAATATACAG gtaGATAATCCTGTGTCTGTTTTAACCCAAGAAATGAGTAAGCATTTTTTACAGTCTAAAAATGAAGGTGACAAATACAAg tTTTTTATGAAGGCAACTCAGTTGGAACAAATGAAAGAAGATTATTCATCTATTatgaaaactaaagaaaatacatgtattcAGATAGAACAAGGTGTAGAG cgTCTTCAAGAACTTAAGCAGCTTTATtgtgaaaaaaaggaacattacAAAAGCATTGGGTTTGTGAATGATATGCGAAATCATCTTGaagatttaaaacataaaatggCATGGGCAGTG GTGGgtgagatggaaaaagaaattcagccaATCAGAGAATTCATCAcagctgaagaaggaaatacGGAGAAGTTTGTTCAGAAGCTAGAAGAATGCCAA GTAAAAGTGAACgaagcagaagaaaagtatAACGCAATACAAGACAAGTTAATAAGGATAAATGAAGAAGCACAAGCCCTGCATCCTCAGTGTACTTCTTTGAAGGCTGATGTGcaggcaagaagaaaagcagtcaaTGAAACTGAG GTAGTTTATAATCGTTTCAAAACTGAGTTGAAACGTCTGGAAAAAGATGATGAACAGTTACGTAAACGAattgcagaactgaaaagcag TGCTAATCACATTTCAGAGCCTAAAAAATtggaaagacaaaggaaaatcaCACGCTTAAGGGAACAGTTAAAGGCATTCCATGATGAAGAAATAATGATTGGTCAACAGATGGATCAGTTTCAGCAGGCTATATATAAGTGTAAGGAAGAACATGCTAGACTTAT GAAAGGCGGCTGTGATTTGAAACAAGCACTGGATGCCAAGCAGAAACAGCTGAGAGAGTTGAAAGATAGTAAAACAAATACCTTTAGAAGATTTGGACCACATATACCAGCATTTCTTGAAGAAGTTGAAAGAGCCTATAAGCAAGGGCGCTTTAAACACAAACCTATTGGACCTTTAG GTGCTTTCATTCATCCAAAAGATGCTGAACTGACCTTGGCTGTTGAATCTTGTTTAAAGAGCCTAGTTCAGGCATTTTGCTGTGACAATCACAGTGATGAAAAAACTCTTCAGCAACTGATGTCAAAATATTATCCACGTGATTTTAGACCTCAAATAATTGTAAATAAATTTCAGAGTAAAGTTTATGATGTTAGGCACAG aggaGTCCATCATCCAGAATTCCCATCAGTTCTCACAGCACTGGAAATAGATCATGCAGTGGTTGCCAATTGTTTGATCGATGTGAGGGGTATAGAAACAATCCTGCTGATTAAA AGTAGCCGTAAAGCTCGTGAAGTAATGCAGCTTAATCGGCCCCCAAAAAACTGTAGAGAAGCTTTCACTGCTGAAGGTGATCAAGTGTTTGAAAGACGGTATTACTCTTCTGCTTACATCAGACCTAAGTTCCTAAGCAAAGAtgttgaaacagaaataag TCACGTGGAGAAAGAGATTGAAAGCAAAAAGGCGCATTTGACTGCATCTCAGCAACATTTATATTCCATTCAAAATGAGATTAGGCAGAATGAAGATCATCTGCAAGGTCATCgacaacaccaaaaaaaactACAG ataaaaGTACGAacaacaaatgcagaaatagcAGATCTTGAAAATATGGAAGAACACCAGTCAGTGGACATCCGTACATTA GAAGATGaagctaaagaaaataagagtaaGATGGAATCTGTAAAAAAAGACATGCAgcaacacagcagaaaaatggaagaactgaaaaatattctccaGGTAGCTGAAAAAAActttgaagaaatgaaagaacaaattaaTCAAGTAGAAGAAATTGCTGGTCCAATTAAG GAGGAATTAAACCAAGCTGATGCAGAAGTGGAGACTAGTAAACGCCATTTGCAGCACTATGAAGACAAACAGAAGGAACACTTGGCTTGCATAAAAAGATATAAAGAATTACTAGCTGTCAAAGAGAAAGAATTAGAG GAAAAAATGGCACAAGCTAGGCAAATCTACTCAGAGCGCCTAGAGGTCAGCAGAACTGTTAAGAGCCTTGATGCAGAAATGAATCGCTTGAGAGAGAggataaatacagaaaataatcgccatggaaacagagaagaaatagtACA GCAATTTCATGATGCAAAGGAAAGATATGAGGATGCAAACAGTAAAgtaaagaatttaaagaaatttattaggctgctggaagaaataatgacacagagatttaaaatatatcGGCGATTCTTAAG GCTCCTTTCTTTACGATGCAAACTCTACTTTGACCATTTATTACGTATTCGAGCTTGctctggaaaaatactttttgatcACAAGAATGAGACACTTTCAATAACA gttCAGCCTCGAGAGAAAGACAAAGGTACCCTTAATGACGTGCGATCCTTATCAGGAGGTGAACGTTCCTTCTCAACAgtttgtttcattctttctctgtgGTCCATTACTGAATCTCCTTTCAGATGCTTGGATGAGTTTGATGTCTACATG gaCATGGTTAACAGAAGAATTGCAATGGATATGATACTTAAGGTGGCTGGCTCACAGCGCCATCGACAGTTCATTTTGCTCACCCCACAAAGCATGAG ttctCTGCCTACGAGTTCCCGTATTCGAATCCTCCGAATGCAAGATCCTGAAAGAGGCCAAAGAACATTGAATTTCAAAAATAGGAATGACAAAGAGGAAGATCAATAA
- the SMC6 gene encoding structural maintenance of chromosomes protein 6 isoform X1 codes for MFSSRRLKATIFHYFHFLVLMGKRKEESISKPGSQKRLRQEYTDDHSDESNEEENSQSSADSFSSLSTEGEVGIIESIQLKNFMCHSMLGPFQFGSNLNFVVGNNGSGKSSVLTALIVGLGGKATATNRGSSLKMFVRDGETSADISITLRNQGRDAFKPEAYGSSIIVNQHINLDGSRSYRLKSKSGTLISSKKEELIGILDHFNIQVDNPVSVLTQEMSKHFLQSKNEGDKYKFFMKATQLEQMKEDYSSIMKTKENTCIQIEQGVERLQELKQLYCEKKEHYKSIGFVNDMRNHLEDLKHKMAWAVVGEMEKEIQPIREFITAEEGNTEKFVQKLEECQVKVNEAEEKYNAIQDKLIRINEEAQALHPQCTSLKADVQARRKAVNETEVVYNRFKTELKRLEKDDEQLRKRIAELKSSANHISEPKKLERQRKITRLREQLKAFHDEEIMIGQQMDQFQQAIYKCKEEHARLMKGGCDLKQALDAKQKQLRELKDSKTNTFRRFGPHIPAFLEEVERAYKQGRFKHKPIGPLGAFIHPKDAELTLAVESCLKSLVQAFCCDNHSDEKTLQQLMSKYYPRDFRPQIIVNKFQSKVYDVRHRGVHHPEFPSVLTALEIDHAVVANCLIDVRGIETILLIKSSRKAREVMQLNRPPKNCREAFTAEGDQVFERRYYSSAYIRPKFLSKDVETEISHVEKEIESKKAHLTASQQHLYSIQNEIRQNEDHLQGHRQHQKKLQIKVRTTNAEIADLENMEEHQSVDIRTLEDEAKENKSKMESVKKDMQQHSRKMEELKNILQVAEKNFEEMKEQINQVEEIAGPIKEELNQADAEVETSKRHLQHYEDKQKEHLACIKRYKELLAVKEKELEEKMAQARQIYSERLEVSRTVKSLDAEMNRLRERINTENNRHGNREEIVQQFHDAKERYEDANSKVKNLKKFIRLLEEIMTQRFKIYRRFLRLLSLRCKLYFDHLLRIRACSGKILFDHKNETLSITVQPREKDKGTLNDVRSLSGGERSFSTVCFILSLWSITESPFRCLDEFDVYMDMVNRRIAMDMILKVAGSQRHRQFILLTPQSMSSLPTSSRIRILRMQDPERGQRTLNFKNRNDKEEDQ; via the exons ATGTTTTCCTCTAGGAGACTGAAAGCTACAATATttcattactttcattttttagtACTCATGGgtaagagaaaggaagaaagtatttcaaagcCTGGATCCCAGAAAAGGCTGAGACAAGAATACACAGATGATCACAGCGATGAATCTAATGAAGAGGAAAATTCGCAGTCATCAGCTGATAGTTTCTCTTCACTGTCG ACTGAAGGGGAAGTTGGGATAATTGAAAGTATCCAGCTGAAGAACTTCATGTGCCATTCAATGTTGGGGCCTTTTCAGTTTGGATCAAATCTCAATTTTGTTGTTGGAAACAATGGAA GTGGAAAAAGTTCTGTATTAACTGCTCTTATTGTTGGACTTGGTGGAAAAGCCACTGCAACTAACAGAGGTTcctcattaaaaatgtttgttcgAGATGGGGAGAC ttctgcaGATATTTCCATAACCTTGCGAAACCAAGGTAGAGATGCATTTAAACCAGAAGCGTATGGTAGCTCTATTATTGTGAATCAGCACATTAATCTGGATGGAAGCAGAAGTTacagactgaaaagcaaatctg GGACCTTAATTTCATCAAAGAAAGAGGAACTCATAGGAATACTGGATCACTTTAATATACAG gtaGATAATCCTGTGTCTGTTTTAACCCAAGAAATGAGTAAGCATTTTTTACAGTCTAAAAATGAAGGTGACAAATACAAg tTTTTTATGAAGGCAACTCAGTTGGAACAAATGAAAGAAGATTATTCATCTATTatgaaaactaaagaaaatacatgtattcAGATAGAACAAGGTGTAGAG cgTCTTCAAGAACTTAAGCAGCTTTATtgtgaaaaaaaggaacattacAAAAGCATTGGGTTTGTGAATGATATGCGAAATCATCTTGaagatttaaaacataaaatggCATGGGCAGTG GTGGgtgagatggaaaaagaaattcagccaATCAGAGAATTCATCAcagctgaagaaggaaatacGGAGAAGTTTGTTCAGAAGCTAGAAGAATGCCAA GTAAAAGTGAACgaagcagaagaaaagtatAACGCAATACAAGACAAGTTAATAAGGATAAATGAAGAAGCACAAGCCCTGCATCCTCAGTGTACTTCTTTGAAGGCTGATGTGcaggcaagaagaaaagcagtcaaTGAAACTGAG GTAGTTTATAATCGTTTCAAAACTGAGTTGAAACGTCTGGAAAAAGATGATGAACAGTTACGTAAACGAattgcagaactgaaaagcag TGCTAATCACATTTCAGAGCCTAAAAAATtggaaagacaaaggaaaatcaCACGCTTAAGGGAACAGTTAAAGGCATTCCATGATGAAGAAATAATGATTGGTCAACAGATGGATCAGTTTCAGCAGGCTATATATAAGTGTAAGGAAGAACATGCTAGACTTAT GAAAGGCGGCTGTGATTTGAAACAAGCACTGGATGCCAAGCAGAAACAGCTGAGAGAGTTGAAAGATAGTAAAACAAATACCTTTAGAAGATTTGGACCACATATACCAGCATTTCTTGAAGAAGTTGAAAGAGCCTATAAGCAAGGGCGCTTTAAACACAAACCTATTGGACCTTTAG GTGCTTTCATTCATCCAAAAGATGCTGAACTGACCTTGGCTGTTGAATCTTGTTTAAAGAGCCTAGTTCAGGCATTTTGCTGTGACAATCACAGTGATGAAAAAACTCTTCAGCAACTGATGTCAAAATATTATCCACGTGATTTTAGACCTCAAATAATTGTAAATAAATTTCAGAGTAAAGTTTATGATGTTAGGCACAG aggaGTCCATCATCCAGAATTCCCATCAGTTCTCACAGCACTGGAAATAGATCATGCAGTGGTTGCCAATTGTTTGATCGATGTGAGGGGTATAGAAACAATCCTGCTGATTAAA AGTAGCCGTAAAGCTCGTGAAGTAATGCAGCTTAATCGGCCCCCAAAAAACTGTAGAGAAGCTTTCACTGCTGAAGGTGATCAAGTGTTTGAAAGACGGTATTACTCTTCTGCTTACATCAGACCTAAGTTCCTAAGCAAAGAtgttgaaacagaaataag TCACGTGGAGAAAGAGATTGAAAGCAAAAAGGCGCATTTGACTGCATCTCAGCAACATTTATATTCCATTCAAAATGAGATTAGGCAGAATGAAGATCATCTGCAAGGTCATCgacaacaccaaaaaaaactACAG ataaaaGTACGAacaacaaatgcagaaatagcAGATCTTGAAAATATGGAAGAACACCAGTCAGTGGACATCCGTACATTA GAAGATGaagctaaagaaaataagagtaaGATGGAATCTGTAAAAAAAGACATGCAgcaacacagcagaaaaatggaagaactgaaaaatattctccaGGTAGCTGAAAAAAActttgaagaaatgaaagaacaaattaaTCAAGTAGAAGAAATTGCTGGTCCAATTAAG GAGGAATTAAACCAAGCTGATGCAGAAGTGGAGACTAGTAAACGCCATTTGCAGCACTATGAAGACAAACAGAAGGAACACTTGGCTTGCATAAAAAGATATAAAGAATTACTAGCTGTCAAAGAGAAAGAATTAGAG GAAAAAATGGCACAAGCTAGGCAAATCTACTCAGAGCGCCTAGAGGTCAGCAGAACTGTTAAGAGCCTTGATGCAGAAATGAATCGCTTGAGAGAGAggataaatacagaaaataatcgccatggaaacagagaagaaatagtACA GCAATTTCATGATGCAAAGGAAAGATATGAGGATGCAAACAGTAAAgtaaagaatttaaagaaatttattaggctgctggaagaaataatgacacagagatttaaaatatatcGGCGATTCTTAAG GCTCCTTTCTTTACGATGCAAACTCTACTTTGACCATTTATTACGTATTCGAGCTTGctctggaaaaatactttttgatcACAAGAATGAGACACTTTCAATAACA gttCAGCCTCGAGAGAAAGACAAAGGTACCCTTAATGACGTGCGATCCTTATCAGGAGGTGAACGTTCCTTCTCAACAgtttgtttcattctttctctgtgGTCCATTACTGAATCTCCTTTCAGATGCTTGGATGAGTTTGATGTCTACATG gaCATGGTTAACAGAAGAATTGCAATGGATATGATACTTAAGGTGGCTGGCTCACAGCGCCATCGACAGTTCATTTTGCTCACCCCACAAAGCATGAG ttctCTGCCTACGAGTTCCCGTATTCGAATCCTCCGAATGCAAGATCCTGAAAGAGGCCAAAGAACATTGAATTTCAAAAATAGGAATGACAAAGAGGAAGATCAATAA
- the SMC6 gene encoding structural maintenance of chromosomes protein 6 isoform X3, with the protein MFSSRRLKATIFHYFHFLVLMGKRKEESISKPGSQKRLRQEYTDDHSDESNEEENSQSSADSFSSLSTEGEVGIIESIQLKNFMCHSMLGPFQFGSNLNFVVGNNGSGKSSVLTALIVGLGGKATATNRGSSLKMFVRDGETSADISITLRNQGRDAFKPEAYGSSIIVNQHINLDGSRSYRLKSKSGTLISSKKEELIGILDHFNIQVDNPVSVLTQEMSKHFLQSKNEGDKYKFFMKATQLEQMKEDYSSIMKTKENTCIQIEQGVERLQELKQLYCEKKEHYKSIGFVNDMRNHLEDLKHKMAWAVVGEMEKEIQPIREFITAEEGNTEKFVQKLEECQVKVNEAEEKYNAIQDKLIRINEEAQALHPQCTSLKADVQARRKAVNETEVVYNRFKTELKRLEKDDEQLRKRIAELKSSANHISEPKKLERQRKITRLREQLKAFHDEEIMIGQQMDQFQQAIYKCKEEHARLMKGGCDLKQALDAKQKQLRELKDSKTNTFRRFGPHIPAFLEEVERAYKQGRFKHKPIGPLGAFIHPKDAELTLAVESCLKSLVQAFCCDNHSDEKTLQQLMSKYYPRDFRPQIIVNKFQSKVYDVRHRGVHHPEFPSVLTALEIDHAVVANCLIDVRGIETILLIKSSRKAREVMQLNRPPKNCREAFTAEGDQVFERRYYSSAYIRPKFLSKDVETEISHVEKEIESKKAHLTASQQHLYSIQNEIRQNEDHLQGHRQHQKKLQIKVRTTNAEIADLENMEEHQSVDIRTLEDEAKENKSKMESVKKDMQQHSRKMEELKNILQVAEKNFEEMKEQINQVEEIAGPIKEELNQADAEVETSKRHLQHYEDKQKEHLACIKRYKELLAVKEKELEEKMAQARQIYSERLEVSRTVKSLDAEMNRLRERINTENNRHGNREEIVQLLSLRCKLYFDHLLRIRACSGKILFDHKNETLSITVQPREKDKGTLNDVRSLSGGERSFSTVCFILSLWSITESPFRCLDEFDVYMDMVNRRIAMDMILKVAGSQRHRQFILLTPQSMSSLPTSSRIRILRMQDPERGQRTLNFKNRNDKEEDQ; encoded by the exons ATGTTTTCCTCTAGGAGACTGAAAGCTACAATATttcattactttcattttttagtACTCATGGgtaagagaaaggaagaaagtatttcaaagcCTGGATCCCAGAAAAGGCTGAGACAAGAATACACAGATGATCACAGCGATGAATCTAATGAAGAGGAAAATTCGCAGTCATCAGCTGATAGTTTCTCTTCACTGTCG ACTGAAGGGGAAGTTGGGATAATTGAAAGTATCCAGCTGAAGAACTTCATGTGCCATTCAATGTTGGGGCCTTTTCAGTTTGGATCAAATCTCAATTTTGTTGTTGGAAACAATGGAA GTGGAAAAAGTTCTGTATTAACTGCTCTTATTGTTGGACTTGGTGGAAAAGCCACTGCAACTAACAGAGGTTcctcattaaaaatgtttgttcgAGATGGGGAGAC ttctgcaGATATTTCCATAACCTTGCGAAACCAAGGTAGAGATGCATTTAAACCAGAAGCGTATGGTAGCTCTATTATTGTGAATCAGCACATTAATCTGGATGGAAGCAGAAGTTacagactgaaaagcaaatctg GGACCTTAATTTCATCAAAGAAAGAGGAACTCATAGGAATACTGGATCACTTTAATATACAG gtaGATAATCCTGTGTCTGTTTTAACCCAAGAAATGAGTAAGCATTTTTTACAGTCTAAAAATGAAGGTGACAAATACAAg tTTTTTATGAAGGCAACTCAGTTGGAACAAATGAAAGAAGATTATTCATCTATTatgaaaactaaagaaaatacatgtattcAGATAGAACAAGGTGTAGAG cgTCTTCAAGAACTTAAGCAGCTTTATtgtgaaaaaaaggaacattacAAAAGCATTGGGTTTGTGAATGATATGCGAAATCATCTTGaagatttaaaacataaaatggCATGGGCAGTG GTGGgtgagatggaaaaagaaattcagccaATCAGAGAATTCATCAcagctgaagaaggaaatacGGAGAAGTTTGTTCAGAAGCTAGAAGAATGCCAA GTAAAAGTGAACgaagcagaagaaaagtatAACGCAATACAAGACAAGTTAATAAGGATAAATGAAGAAGCACAAGCCCTGCATCCTCAGTGTACTTCTTTGAAGGCTGATGTGcaggcaagaagaaaagcagtcaaTGAAACTGAG GTAGTTTATAATCGTTTCAAAACTGAGTTGAAACGTCTGGAAAAAGATGATGAACAGTTACGTAAACGAattgcagaactgaaaagcag TGCTAATCACATTTCAGAGCCTAAAAAATtggaaagacaaaggaaaatcaCACGCTTAAGGGAACAGTTAAAGGCATTCCATGATGAAGAAATAATGATTGGTCAACAGATGGATCAGTTTCAGCAGGCTATATATAAGTGTAAGGAAGAACATGCTAGACTTAT GAAAGGCGGCTGTGATTTGAAACAAGCACTGGATGCCAAGCAGAAACAGCTGAGAGAGTTGAAAGATAGTAAAACAAATACCTTTAGAAGATTTGGACCACATATACCAGCATTTCTTGAAGAAGTTGAAAGAGCCTATAAGCAAGGGCGCTTTAAACACAAACCTATTGGACCTTTAG GTGCTTTCATTCATCCAAAAGATGCTGAACTGACCTTGGCTGTTGAATCTTGTTTAAAGAGCCTAGTTCAGGCATTTTGCTGTGACAATCACAGTGATGAAAAAACTCTTCAGCAACTGATGTCAAAATATTATCCACGTGATTTTAGACCTCAAATAATTGTAAATAAATTTCAGAGTAAAGTTTATGATGTTAGGCACAG aggaGTCCATCATCCAGAATTCCCATCAGTTCTCACAGCACTGGAAATAGATCATGCAGTGGTTGCCAATTGTTTGATCGATGTGAGGGGTATAGAAACAATCCTGCTGATTAAA AGTAGCCGTAAAGCTCGTGAAGTAATGCAGCTTAATCGGCCCCCAAAAAACTGTAGAGAAGCTTTCACTGCTGAAGGTGATCAAGTGTTTGAAAGACGGTATTACTCTTCTGCTTACATCAGACCTAAGTTCCTAAGCAAAGAtgttgaaacagaaataag TCACGTGGAGAAAGAGATTGAAAGCAAAAAGGCGCATTTGACTGCATCTCAGCAACATTTATATTCCATTCAAAATGAGATTAGGCAGAATGAAGATCATCTGCAAGGTCATCgacaacaccaaaaaaaactACAG ataaaaGTACGAacaacaaatgcagaaatagcAGATCTTGAAAATATGGAAGAACACCAGTCAGTGGACATCCGTACATTA GAAGATGaagctaaagaaaataagagtaaGATGGAATCTGTAAAAAAAGACATGCAgcaacacagcagaaaaatggaagaactgaaaaatattctccaGGTAGCTGAAAAAAActttgaagaaatgaaagaacaaattaaTCAAGTAGAAGAAATTGCTGGTCCAATTAAG GAGGAATTAAACCAAGCTGATGCAGAAGTGGAGACTAGTAAACGCCATTTGCAGCACTATGAAGACAAACAGAAGGAACACTTGGCTTGCATAAAAAGATATAAAGAATTACTAGCTGTCAAAGAGAAAGAATTAGAG GAAAAAATGGCACAAGCTAGGCAAATCTACTCAGAGCGCCTAGAGGTCAGCAGAACTGTTAAGAGCCTTGATGCAGAAATGAATCGCTTGAGAGAGAggataaatacagaaaataatcgccatggaaacagagaagaaatagtACA GCTCCTTTCTTTACGATGCAAACTCTACTTTGACCATTTATTACGTATTCGAGCTTGctctggaaaaatactttttgatcACAAGAATGAGACACTTTCAATAACA gttCAGCCTCGAGAGAAAGACAAAGGTACCCTTAATGACGTGCGATCCTTATCAGGAGGTGAACGTTCCTTCTCAACAgtttgtttcattctttctctgtgGTCCATTACTGAATCTCCTTTCAGATGCTTGGATGAGTTTGATGTCTACATG gaCATGGTTAACAGAAGAATTGCAATGGATATGATACTTAAGGTGGCTGGCTCACAGCGCCATCGACAGTTCATTTTGCTCACCCCACAAAGCATGAG ttctCTGCCTACGAGTTCCCGTATTCGAATCCTCCGAATGCAAGATCCTGAAAGAGGCCAAAGAACATTGAATTTCAAAAATAGGAATGACAAAGAGGAAGATCAATAA